The genomic interval CGGGGGCGGTTTTCCATATAATTGCGAATCTCGCGGAAATAGGCGAGGTTTTTGCTCTTACCGTGAACGCTGATCACATCTCCAGAGCGCAGGCTGTAGCTGGCGATATTGACCGGAATACCGTTTACATCGAAGTGGCGGTGCAGCACCAATTGGCGGGCGTGAGCGCGAGAATCAGCCAACCCCAAGCGGTAGATCACATTGTCGAGGCGGGCTTCCAATTGAATCAGAAGATTGGCGCCCGTTGGACCCGGACGGCGTGATGCCTCGGCAAAGTAGCGGCGGAATTGGCGTTCTAGAATGCCATAAATGCGCCGCGCTTTTTGTTTTTCGCGCAGTTGGGCGTTGTAGTCACTGCTGCGCCCGCGCTTGAATTGGGTTTCCTTGCCGTGCTGACCGGGGGGGAATCCACGCTTATCCACAGCGCACTTGGGGGACATGCAGCGTGCGCCCTTTAGGAACAATTTTTCGCCTTCACGGCGGCAAAGTTTACAGACTGGACCGGTTTGTCGAGCCAAGGCTTCCTCCACACGTTACAGTGTGTGTTTACACCATTTCTGGTATGCGGTTATAGTTAAAATGCGGGAACAGAGCAAAAACCGTTCCCAAAGCGAACCGAATAAATCAGACGCGGCGCTTCTTCGGAGGGCGCACGCCGTTATGAGGGACGGGCGTCACATCCATGATGGAGCGAACGCGAACGCCACTCGCTTGAATGGCACGAATAGCGGCTTCCCGCCCGGGTCCGGGACCCTTCACAAACACATCAATCTCTTGCATCCCCTGATCACGAGCGGACTCAGATGCCTGTTGAGCAGCGACACGAGCGGCATAGGGCGTGCTTTTACGGCTGCCCTTAAAGCCCGATGTGCCAGCGCTTGCCCAAGCAATCACATTCCCCTGTTGGTCGGTGATTGAGACAATCGTGTTATTGAAGGTGGCATGGATATGCGCCTGCCCGTAAGGGATATTCTTCCTGACCTTTTTCGGCGCAGCGCGGCGTGAGGCACGGCGCCCACCCTGCTGCGGCTGTTGGGGTCTCCCCATTACGATAACTCCTTCGCAACCGTTTCTATGAGCAAAAAGAGACGGCTGAATTCAGCCGCCAATGCGACAAATTATGATAGCAGAGGTTAAGGTGACTGTACAGACCGGAGTCTGTGCCGCCCTCGCCGCTGCCCCGAAGTGCTGTTTAGGGGAACGTCGCCTCTGTTGTTAAACAGGCGGAAACGCCCCCACAACAACCAGCAAATTACTTCTTCTTCGCCCCACGACGACGCCCACGCCCAGCAACGGTCTTTTTGATGCCCTTGCGGGTGCGTGAATTCGTCTTGGTGCGCTGCCCACGCACCGGAAGATTCCGGCGGTGGCGCAGACCGCGATAGCTGCCGATGTCGATCAGACGCTTGCGGTTTAGCTCCACCTCGCGGCGAAGTTCCCCTTCAACGCGGTAGTTGCTGATCGCATCACGGAGCAAGGATACTTCCTGCTCAGACAATTCGCGGACGCGCTTGTTGGCGTCAACGCGGGTCGCTTCCAAAATTTCGCGGCTGCGCGGACGACCAACCCCATAAATGTAGGTCAGCGCCACTTCGATCCGCTTGTCACGGGGGAGGTCAACACCCTCAATACGAGCCATACGTTCTCACAGTCTCCTACAATCAGGGGTGTGGATCACAGCCACACCCTACCATCGTCGTTATGCAGTTCCCTTTTGCCTTTGCTCTATTCTACAACAGAGTGCCAAACAAGCGTCAGGGCAAGGTTAAAACAAGCGGTTCGTCCTCGGTGACGGCAATCGTATGCTCCACATGCACCGCTAAGGTCTTATCAGCGATGATCACCGTCCAGTGGTCATTCAAAAGGCGGGTTATGGGGCTGCCCAAGCAAAACATCGGCTCTAGGGCAAAGGTCATACCGGGACGCAGGGCGTAACTCTGCCATTTTCGCTGTTTACGCCCTCTGGGCCACCAGTTTGGGACTTGGGGGTCTTCGTGCATGGTATGCCCCACACCATGCCCTGTGTATTCGCGAACAATCCCCACCCCATGTTTTTCGGCAACTGCCTGAATTGCCATGGAGACATCACGGGTTTCCACCCCCACCCGCGATTTCCGAATGCCCGTCCACAACGCTTCTTCGGCAACATCGATCAAGCGCTGTGCCTCTGGGCTGATCTTCCCCACCCCAACGGTGAAGGCGGCATCCCCAACAAACCCTTTGTAGGTTGCTCCCACATCCACACTGAGAAGATCGCCCTCCTCCAGAATGCGAGTCTCGCTAGGGATACCATGCACCAACTCGTTGTTGATGCTGGCGCAGATTGCCCCCGGGAAAGGATGGTCGCCCCCCGGCGGGTAGCCGAGGAAGGTGGGAACTGCCCCATACCGGCGGATCAGATCATCGGCAATCTTGTTCAGTGCAGCTGTTGTCACACCGGGCTTGATTGCCTCTTTGAGGGCGGCGTGGGTGCGGGCGACAATGCGCCCCGCCTCACGCATCGTCACGAGTTCTTCCGGTGTTTTCAGGTGGATCATGGCGACTACTTCACTTTGTCCAGAGCAGCAATCAGCGCTGCCGTCACTGCCTCAATCGATTGCCCGCCGTCAATCTCCACAAGGACACCCTTTGCTCGATAAAAATCGATCAGAGGCATGGTATCTTTGTAGAAGGTATCGATCCGCTTTGCGGCGGCTTCCGGTGTGTCGTCGGGGCGCTGGCGCAGCGCTGCGCCGTCTGTGTCACAGATACCGGCAACCTTTGGGGGGTTGGTACGAACATTGTAAACATGCGACGAGTCTTTTGTACATTCCCACCGCGAGGCAATCCGCTCAATTGCCTCCGTCCGATCCAGCGAGAGGAAAGGAGCAAAGTTGACCTTGCCCCCCATCTCTGCCAAAAGGCTATCCAGTGCCTCTGCTTGGGGCAAGGTACGTGGAAACCCATCAAAGATCACCCCATTGGCTGCGTCTGGCTGTTTCAGGCGATCCCGAACCACTTGGATGGTGATTTCATCGGACACCAATTGTCCAGCGTTCATCGTGTCTTGAATCTGACGAGCAAGCGGCGTATCAAGGGCTTTCATCGCCCGAAACAAACCGCCTGTGGTCACATGGGGCAGCCCATATTTTTCCGAGAGAAGCGGCGCTTGTGTGCCTTTTCCCGCCCCTTGTACCCCCATGAAGGCAATATACGTCGCCATAGAGTGCCTACTTCATGAAGCTGTCGTAATTACGCATGACAAGCTGCGATTCGAGTTGGCGCATGGTGTCAATGACAACCCCCACCACGATGATCAATCCGGCAGAGCTAATGACGAGGGCAGGGTTGTTTGTACTTCCCAAGCCGCTTCGTCCGGTAAGAATCTGATCAACGACTTGCCAAATGCCCGGTGTGATAGCTGCAATCCCCAAGAAAAGCGCTCCGGCGAAGGTGATCCGTCGAGTGACGCGGTTGATATACGCCTGCGTCGTCTTGCCCGGACGAATACCGGGGATAAAGCCACCTTGCCGCTGCAAGTTCTCCGAGAGGTTTTGCTGCTGGATCATCACATCGGTATAGAAGTAGGTGAAGGCAACGACCAGCAAGAACTCCAAGACCCAATACCAGCCGCCTTGCCGTGTCCCAAAGGTATCGCGTACCCAATTCCCAAAGGGGGTGTTCGGGATGAAAATCCCTGCCAGCACGGCCGGAAACGTCACAATCGCTTGGGCGAAAATGAGCGGGATCATCCCGACGGCGTTCACTTTGAGCGGGATATGCGTTGAGCCGCCGCCATACTGTTTGTTTCCCCGGACACGCTTCCCATACTGGACAGGGATGCGCCGAGTGCCTTCCTGAATAATGACGATAGCAATCACTGTGAAAAGGGTGATGCCAATGAAGGCAGCAATATTGAACAGCCACCATTCGGGGTCGCTCAGAAGGATGCCGAAACTACGCGGCACTTGGGCGACGATGCCGCCGAAGATGATCATCGAAATCCCATTTCCAATGCCGTCGTCGGTGATCAGGTTGCCCATCCAAATGGCAAACATCGTCCCGGCGGTCATCGTTGCCAAGACTTGTACCGTCAGCAGGAAATCCGTACTGTAGCCGGGGATGATCGGGGAGGTGGTAAAACTCTGCATGATGTTGATCTGCCCTACCGCTTGCAGCAGCCCCATAGGGATTGCCAAATAGTAGGTAAGCTGATTCAACTTTTCCTGACCGCCCGGTTCTTTGGAAATTTGCTCCAAGCGAGGAATGACCCCCGTCAGCAGTTGCAGGATGATCTGGGCGGTGATGAACGGGTAAACACCGTTCGCCAAGACGCTGAACGAAGTGACCGCACCGCCAGAAAGCAGGTTCAATACCTGAATAAAGCCCGCACCCGCACCTTCCGAGGTGATGCTGTTCAGCGCGGCACGGCTGACCCCCGGCACGGGGATATGCGTAGCGAACTGATAGATCAGCAGGATGAAGGCGGTGAACAAAATCTTCCGCCGCAGTTGGGGCAAGCGAACCGCGTTGCGCACGGCGTCCAACAATTGCATGAGTTTTATCCTCGTGCTTTCGATAACGAGTTAACGTCAGAGTTTGTCAAAACGACCTTATTTTACCGTAAGGCGGGAGCAGAGGTGAGGGGGAAAATCCTTCTCAACCTATTTACCCCTTGTCCCACATGGAGAAGGGAGAAACACCCCCTTTTTCACGTTGGAGAAAGGGGGTGTTGGCTGTTCCCACCCAGTGAGTTTCTTTAGGATTTTTGGGTCGGCTTGGGCTTGCGCTGCTTTTTGACCGTAGCGAACGCCCCGCGCACGGCGAGGTCAATCACCGCCACAGAGCCCCCCGCCTTCTCGATCTTTTCCTTAGCGCTGCCGCTGAAGCGGTGGGCGCTGACCGCAAGTTTCAGCGTTAGATCGCCTTCACCCAAAATGACAATGGGCTTGTCGGTATCTTTGATCAGCCCCTTCGTCACAAGGGTGTCAGGGGTCACCGTCTCGCCAGCGCTGAACGCCTCGTTCAAGATGCCCACATTGACAACCTGATAGTAAATCTTGAAGATGTTTGTGAAGCCGCGCTTGAAGGGCAAGCGGCGCACAAGGGGCAGTTGCCCCCCTTCAAAGTATGGGGCTTTCACCCCACCAGTACGGGCTGCTTGCCCTTTTGTCCCACGTCCGGCAGTCTTGCCTTGCCCCGCCGAAATCCCGCGTCCAACGCGGCGGCGGCGCTTGCGCGACCCGGGATCGGGTTTCAAATCAGTGAGTTTCATTCGGTGATCTCCTCGACTTTGAGCAGGTGGCTCACCTTGAAGATCATGCCTCGCACCGAGGCGTTATCCGGTTGGACGATGGTCTCGTTAATCTTGCGGAAACCGAGCGCCTTCACAGTTTGTTTCTGGCGCATCGGGTTGCCGATAGGACTTTTGACCAGCGTCACGCGGAGTTTCTTCTCAGCCATCGCGTTCGCTCCGTATGCTGTTGGATTCTAGTCTTTACTGCGCCGCAGGAAAAACGGCTTCGTCTCTTCCACACTCTTGCCGCGCATCCGGGCGATCTCCTCGGCACTGCGCAATTGCTGAAGCGCCATGAAGGTCGCATAGGCGACATTGAGTGTGTTGTTGCTGCCCTGACTTTTGCTCAGAATATCGCGGACGCCCACCGCCTCTAGGACGGCACGAACGCCCCCGCCAGCAATAACCCCCGTACCGGGCGTTGCCGGGCGGAGCATAACGATTGCCCCGCCAAACTTCGCCGTTACCGCATGGGGGATGGTCGTCCCTACAAGGGAGACGCGCAGCATCTTCTTGCGGGCAGAGTCTGTCCCTTTGCGGATCGAATCTGGCACGCCACGTGACTTGCCAACGCCGATCCCAACGCGCCCTTTGTTATCGCCAACGATCACGACGGTGCGGAAGGCAAAGCGTCGCCCACCCTTCACCACCTTCGCCACGCGGCTGATATCTACAACGCGCTCATCTAGTTCTTCGCGGTCTTCCTCGCGCTCCCGTTCACGGCGCGATTCGCGCTCCCGTTTCGCCATAGTTGTTATGCTCCGCTACTCACACCGTGATTTAGAAATCGAGACCGGCTTCACGCGCCGCCTCTGCCAACGCCTTCACCCGCCCCGTATATTGTGTCCCGCCGCGATCAAAGACGACTTGTGTCACACCGGCATTTTTCGCCCGTTCGGCAACAATCTTGCCAACCAATTTCGCTTCGTCGGTCTTCGTCCCCGTAATCTGCTTGCGCACTTCCGGGTCAACGGTAGACGCTGAAACGAGGGTATGCCCCTGCACGTCGTCGATCACCTGCGCATAGATGTGTTCAAGGCTGCGAAAGACCGCCAAACGTGGGCGCTCCCCCGTACCCTTCACCTTTTTGCGAAGGCGGATATGGCGGCGGATTTTCGCTTCCCGTCTTGCTTGTGCCTTATCCATAGCTTATTTACCCTTGCCCGCCTTACCCGCCTTGCGACGGATGGTTTCATCACTGTAACGAACACCCTTGCCGAGGTACGGCTCAGGCGGACGGATTTCGCGTATGTCTGAGGCAACCTGCCCAACAAGCTGCTTATCCATCCCCTCAATGGTGAGGACAACACCGCGCTCCCCAACGCTAAAGGTGATTCCCTCAATGGGTTTCACTTCAATAGGGTGAGAATAGCCTAAATAGAGAACAAGGGTTGACCCCTTCATTTCGGCACGATACCCAACACCCTCGATATTGAGCATCTTTTTGAAGCCAGTGGTGACGCCCACCACCATATTGTTGACGAGCGCCCGCGTCAGCCCATGAAGGGCGCGGTTTTCGCGCTCATCATTGGGGCGCGTGACGGTCAGTGTGCCGTCCTCTTGGGCGATTTTCATATTGGCGTGAATGGTACGGCTCAGTTCGCCCTTCGGACCTTTCACCTTGATGTGCTGCCCCTCGATGGTGACTTGCACCTTTGCCGGGAGGCTGATCGGCTGTTTCCCGATACGAGACATGTGGGTTTACTCCTCTCTTATCAGGGTTACCAAACGTAGCCGATCACTTCGCCACCAACCCCCGCACGGCGGGCTTCTTCGCCCGTCATTAAGCCTTTGGAGGTGCTGACGAGGGCAATGCCCATCCCGCTGAGAACCCAGGGGATGTCGCCCTTGCTGGTGTAAACGCGGCGACCCGGCGTGCTAACGCGCTTGATGCTGGAGATAACCGGACGGCGCTCACGGCGCACCCCGGCATACTTCAAATCAATCGTCAGGACGGGCTTGGCGTCTTCGGAAACGGTAAAGCCTTCGATGTAGCCTTCGCGCAGCAAAATGGCGGAAATTGCCACCTTGAGCTTGCTGGTGGGCATAGACACCTGAGCGTGCTTTACCATAAGCGCATTACGAATGCGCGTGAACATATCGGCAATCGGATCGGAAATCATTGAAAAGTTACTCCTGCTCCCGTTCCGTCTACCAGCTTGATTTCACCACACCGGGGAGCTTGCCCTCTAGAGCGAGTTCCCGGAAGTGGATACGGCACAGACCAAAGCGGCTAATATACCCGCGAGGACGCCCGCAAACCTTGCCGGAGCGCGGATCAATGTGTTGGCAGCGGTTGCGCACACGCACTTTGAATTTGCGGCGTGTCTCCCGCGTGACAATGGACTTCTTTGCCATAACGGTTACGCTCCCTTAGTTCTCGCGGAAGGGCATACCAAGCAGCTTGAGCAGCCGCCGCCCTTCTTCATCTGTCGTCGCGGTGGTGACGATGGATACTTCCATGCCGCGCACCTTGTCGATCTTGTCATATTCGATCTCTGGGAAGATCAGTTGTTCCCGCAGACCGAGGGTGTAGTTTCCGCGCCCGTCGAAGGCGTTCCCACTAATCCCACGAAAGTCACGAGTACGGGGGAGGGCGATGTTGATCAGGCGGTCTAAGAACGCCCACATCCGCTCCCCACGGAGGGTGACTTTGACGCCGATTGCCTTCCCTTCGCGCAGTTTGAAGGTGGCAATGCTGGTTTTTGCCTTCGTAATCACCGGTTTTTGTCCGGCGATCTTGGTCAGGTCTTCCACCGCGCCATCAAGCGCCTTGGCGTTATCAATCGCCTCCCCAACACCAATATTAAGGGAGACTTTCAAGATGCGCGGGACCTGCATCACATTGCTATAGCGAAACTCTTTCATCAGTTCCGCCACAACGGTGTCTTTATAGTGCTGTTTCAGGTTCAGGGTTGCCATCTCTAGTCAATATCCTGTCCGCACTTTTTGCAGACGCGCACTTTTTGTCCTTCTTCATTGAACCGGAAGTTGACACGGGTTGCCTCAGCACATTTGGTGCAAATCAGCATGACATTGGAACGGTCAATCGGGGCTTCAAATTCGATGATCCCTCCAACCTGATTCCGCCCAACCTGCTGCCGACGTTGTGCCTTCTTGACGATATTCACCCGTTCAACCACGACCCGATTGTCTTTGGTCAGCACGTCCAAAACTTGTCCCTGCTGCCCTTTGTCTTTTCCGGCGATAACCTTCACGGTGTCGCCCTTTTTGATCCCCTGCATTGGCACACATACTCCCGGACGATTTGCGTCCTATACTAGAGTGTTTCCGGTGCTAGCGCAGCGATCTTTGTGAAGCCTTTGGCGCGGATTTCACGCGCAACGGGCCCGAACACGCGGGTGCCTCGCGGGTTCTCACCCTCCGCTTCTAAAATGACCGCAGCATTATCGTCAAAACGAATGTACGAGCCATCGTCACGACGATATTCTTTGTTCACGCGGACGATCACCGCCCGCACGACCTCGCTCTTTTTCACCATGCCTTGCGGCGCGGCGTTTTTCACGGTGGCGATGACAACATCGCCGACATACCCATAACGACGGCGGCTGCCGCCCATAACACGGATGACGAGAAGTTCCCGCGCCCCGGTGTTATCGGCAACCTTCAGCCTAGTCTCTTGCTGGATCATGGTCTATCGCCTCTTTAGGTCTTTCAGCGTTTGTTAGGAACGCTTCTCAAGGACGGTCTCGACCACCCACCGCTTCAACTTGCTGAGGGGGCGGCTTTCCACAATCTGAACGAGATCGCCTTCTTGCGCCGCACCACTTTCGTCGTGGGCGTAGAATTTGCGCGTCTCGTGGATCACTTTGTCATAGACGGGGTGGCGCTTGGAAACATCCACAGCA from Anaerolineales bacterium carries:
- the rpsD gene encoding 30S ribosomal protein S4; protein product: MARQTGPVCKLCRREGEKLFLKGARCMSPKCAVDKRGFPPGQHGKETQFKRGRSSDYNAQLREKQKARRIYGILERQFRRYFAEASRRPGPTGANLLIQLEARLDNVIYRLGLADSRAHARQLVLHRHFDVNGIPVNIASYSLRSGDVISVHGKSKNLAYFREIRNYMENRPRAPEWLSVRTSSEGFEGTVIRLPERGDIELPLNEQLIVEYYSR
- the rpsK gene encoding 30S ribosomal protein S11 → MGRPQQPQQGGRRASRRAAPKKVRKNIPYGQAHIHATFNNTIVSITDQQGNVIAWASAGTSGFKGSRKSTPYAARVAAQQASESARDQGMQEIDVFVKGPGPGREAAIRAIQASGVRVRSIMDVTPVPHNGVRPPKKRRV
- the rpsM gene encoding 30S ribosomal protein S13; the encoded protein is MARIEGVDLPRDKRIEVALTYIYGVGRPRSREILEATRVDANKRVRELSEQEVSLLRDAISNYRVEGELRREVELNRKRLIDIGSYRGLRHRRNLPVRGQRTKTNSRTRKGIKKTVAGRGRRRGAKKK
- the map gene encoding type I methionyl aminopeptidase encodes the protein MIHLKTPEELVTMREAGRIVARTHAALKEAIKPGVTTAALNKIADDLIRRYGAVPTFLGYPPGGDHPFPGAICASINNELVHGIPSETRILEEGDLLSVDVGATYKGFVGDAAFTVGVGKISPEAQRLIDVAEEALWTGIRKSRVGVETRDVSMAIQAVAEKHGVGIVREYTGHGVGHTMHEDPQVPNWWPRGRKQRKWQSYALRPGMTFALEPMFCLGSPITRLLNDHWTVIIADKTLAVHVEHTIAVTEDEPLVLTLP
- a CDS encoding adenylate kinase is translated as MATYIAFMGVQGAGKGTQAPLLSEKYGLPHVTTGGLFRAMKALDTPLARQIQDTMNAGQLVSDEITIQVVRDRLKQPDAANGVIFDGFPRTLPQAEALDSLLAEMGGKVNFAPFLSLDRTEAIERIASRWECTKDSSHVYNVRTNPPKVAGICDTDGAALRQRPDDTPEAAAKRIDTFYKDTMPLIDFYRAKGVLVEIDGGQSIEAVTAALIAALDKVK
- the secY gene encoding preprotein translocase subunit SecY, with amino-acid sequence MLDAVRNAVRLPQLRRKILFTAFILLIYQFATHIPVPGVSRAALNSITSEGAGAGFIQVLNLLSGGAVTSFSVLANGVYPFITAQIILQLLTGVIPRLEQISKEPGGQEKLNQLTYYLAIPMGLLQAVGQINIMQSFTTSPIIPGYSTDFLLTVQVLATMTAGTMFAIWMGNLITDDGIGNGISMIIFGGIVAQVPRSFGILLSDPEWWLFNIAAFIGITLFTVIAIVIIQEGTRRIPVQYGKRVRGNKQYGGGSTHIPLKVNAVGMIPLIFAQAIVTFPAVLAGIFIPNTPFGNWVRDTFGTRQGGWYWVLEFLLVVAFTYFYTDVMIQQQNLSENLQRQGGFIPGIRPGKTTQAYINRVTRRITFAGALFLGIAAITPGIWQVVDQILTGRSGLGSTNNPALVISSAGLIIVVGVVIDTMRQLESQLVMRNYDSFMK
- the rplO gene encoding 50S ribosomal protein L15 — encoded protein: MKLTDLKPDPGSRKRRRRVGRGISAGQGKTAGRGTKGQAARTGGVKAPYFEGGQLPLVRRLPFKRGFTNIFKIYYQVVNVGILNEAFSAGETVTPDTLVTKGLIKDTDKPIVILGEGDLTLKLAVSAHRFSGSAKEKIEKAGGSVAVIDLAVRGAFATVKKQRKPKPTQKS
- the rpmD gene encoding 50S ribosomal protein L30: MAEKKLRVTLVKSPIGNPMRQKQTVKALGFRKINETIVQPDNASVRGMIFKVSHLLKVEEITE
- the rpsE gene encoding 30S ribosomal protein S5, translated to MAKRERESRREREREEDREELDERVVDISRVAKVVKGGRRFAFRTVVIVGDNKGRVGIGVGKSRGVPDSIRKGTDSARKKMLRVSLVGTTIPHAVTAKFGGAIVMLRPATPGTGVIAGGGVRAVLEAVGVRDILSKSQGSNNTLNVAYATFMALQQLRSAEEIARMRGKSVEETKPFFLRRSKD
- a CDS encoding 50S ribosomal protein L18 gives rise to the protein MDKAQARREAKIRRHIRLRKKVKGTGERPRLAVFRSLEHIYAQVIDDVQGHTLVSASTVDPEVRKQITGTKTDEAKLVGKIVAERAKNAGVTQVVFDRGGTQYTGRVKALAEAAREAGLDF
- the rplF gene encoding 50S ribosomal protein L6, whose product is MSRIGKQPISLPAKVQVTIEGQHIKVKGPKGELSRTIHANMKIAQEDGTLTVTRPNDERENRALHGLTRALVNNMVVGVTTGFKKMLNIEGVGYRAEMKGSTLVLYLGYSHPIEVKPIEGITFSVGERGVVLTIEGMDKQLVGQVASDIREIRPPEPYLGKGVRYSDETIRRKAGKAGKGK
- the rpsH gene encoding 30S ribosomal protein S8, with translation MISDPIADMFTRIRNALMVKHAQVSMPTSKLKVAISAILLREGYIEGFTVSEDAKPVLTIDLKYAGVRRERRPVISSIKRVSTPGRRVYTSKGDIPWVLSGMGIALVSTSKGLMTGEEARRAGVGGEVIGYVW
- a CDS encoding type Z 30S ribosomal protein S14; its protein translation is MAKKSIVTRETRRKFKVRVRNRCQHIDPRSGKVCGRPRGYISRFGLCRIHFRELALEGKLPGVVKSSW
- the rplE gene encoding 50S ribosomal protein L5, producing MATLNLKQHYKDTVVAELMKEFRYSNVMQVPRILKVSLNIGVGEAIDNAKALDGAVEDLTKIAGQKPVITKAKTSIATFKLREGKAIGVKVTLRGERMWAFLDRLINIALPRTRDFRGISGNAFDGRGNYTLGLREQLIFPEIEYDKIDKVRGMEVSIVTTATTDEEGRRLLKLLGMPFREN
- a CDS encoding 50S ribosomal protein L24, which encodes MQGIKKGDTVKVIAGKDKGQQGQVLDVLTKDNRVVVERVNIVKKAQRRQQVGRNQVGGIIEFEAPIDRSNVMLICTKCAEATRVNFRFNEEGQKVRVCKKCGQDID
- the rplN gene encoding 50S ribosomal protein L14, which encodes MIQQETRLKVADNTGARELLVIRVMGGSRRRYGYVGDVVIATVKNAAPQGMVKKSEVVRAVIVRVNKEYRRDDGSYIRFDDNAAVILEAEGENPRGTRVFGPVAREIRAKGFTKIAALAPETL
- the rpsQ gene encoding 30S ribosomal protein S17, with translation MSNNRRRLVGRVSSAKMEKTVVVAVDVSKRHPVYDKVIHETRKFYAHDESGAAQEGDLVQIVESRPLSKLKRWVVETVLEKRS